Proteins co-encoded in one Hyla sarda isolate aHylSar1 chromosome 4, aHylSar1.hap1, whole genome shotgun sequence genomic window:
- the LOC130367537 gene encoding solute carrier family 40 protein member 1-like isoform X2: protein MTESDAAESAGCGGSRGRCFTSAESLLYLGHSLSSWTLCYILVITIADIANLASTATAITIQRDWVVVVAGDDRSKLADMNTTVRRIDQLTNILAPLVVGQIVTFGSPVLGCGFIAGWNLVSMCIEYLLLLKVYQKTPALAMKSCKKDEELKRLNIKAVNENKNKNEEPAEDVQIIGEESVGTAEMSKKSTCFEKMTEPFCAVRDGWVAYYNHSVFWAGMGLAFLYMTVLGFDGVTTGYAYTQGLSGSVLSILMGASAISGIMGTVAFTWFRKKCGLVRTGFISGVIQLSSLVLCVISVFMPGSPLDLTVSPFQDIGTLLLEGAPSPTSSPGGAPQGVLTTNLQNLWNNSSSTTSEPGVSAPLTSVSLLFAGIIAAKIGLWSFDLTVTQLIQENVIESERGIINGVQNSMNNLFDLMHFIMVILGPNPEAFGLLVLISVYFIAVGHMMFFRFAYRHLGMQLFSCSSSDLKTLARDRQHEESPV from the exons ACCCTCTGTTATATCCTGGTTATTACCATAGCGGACATTGCAAATCTGGCCAGCACCGCTACAGCCATCACTATTCAGAGAGACTGGGTGGTTGTTGTTGCCGGCGATGACCGGAGCAAATTAGCAG ACATGAACACCACAGTGAGACGAATCGACCAGCTCACAAACATATTGGCCCCACTGGTGGTCGGGCAGATCGTCACCTTCGGGTCCCCTGTTCTAGGATGTGGTTTTATTGCTGGTTGGAACTTGGTGTCAATGTGTATCGAATATTTGCTACTATTGAAGGTTTATCAGAAGACGCCAGCCTTGGCTATGAAATCTTGCAAGAAAGATGAAGAACTGAAACGCTTGAATATAAAAG ctgtaaatgaaaataaaaataagaatgaaGAACCTGCTGAAGATGTCCAAATCATAGGAGAAGAAAGTGTGGGGACGGCCGAAATGTCTAAAAAGTCAACATGCTTTGAAAAAATGACAGAACCTTTTTGTGCCGTCCGCGATGGGTGGGTGGCATACTACAACCATTCGGTGTTCTGGGCTGGCATGGGACTTGCTTTTCTCTACATGACCGTCCTTGGCTTTGACGGTGTCACCACTGGGTATGCTTACACACAAGGCTTGAGTGGCTCGGTTCTTAGTATCCTTATGGGTGCATCTGCCATTTCTGGAATTATGGGAACGGTGGCGTTTACCTGGTTCAGAAAAAAATGTGGTCTGGTTCGTACTGGATTCATTTCGGGAGTCATTCAGCTCAGCAGCCTCGTTCTATGTGTGATTTCGGTCTTTATGCCTGGAAGTCCATTGGATCTTACAGTTTCTCCATTCCAAGACATTGGTACTCTCCTCCTGGAAGGAGCGccttcacctacatcatctccaggCGGTGCTCCTCAGGGAGTCCTCACAACCAACTTACAGAATCTTTGGAATAACTCCAGCTCAACAACTAGTGAACCAGGTGTCTCGGCTCCATTGACCTCAGTCAGCTTACTTTTTGCTGGAATTATTGCAGCTAAAATTG gTCTTTGGTCCTTCGATCTGACCGTGACTCAGCTCATTCAAGAAAACGTCATAGAGTCTGAACGAGGCATTATAAATGGAGTCCAGAACTCCATGAATAATCTTTTTGATCTTATGCATTTCATCATGGTGATCTTGGGACCCAACCCAGAAGCGTTTGGCTTGCTTGTGCTTATTTCAGTGTATTTTATTGCGGTGGGCCACATGATGTTTTTTCGATTTGCATACAGACATCTTGGAATGCAACTGTTTTCTTGCTCTTCTTCAGATTTGAAAACACTGGCAAGGGATCGGCAGCATGAAGAGTCACCTGTATAA
- the LOC130367537 gene encoding solute carrier family 40 protein member 1-like isoform X1 encodes MTESDAAESAGCGGSRGRCFTSAESLLYLGHSLSSWGDRMWHFAVSLFLVELYGNSLLLTAVYGLVVSGSVLLLGAIIGDWVDKNPRLKVAWKSLVVQNVSVIICGIILMVVFLYETELLSMYRGWLLTLCYILVITIADIANLASTATAITIQRDWVVVVAGDDRSKLADMNTTVRRIDQLTNILAPLVVGQIVTFGSPVLGCGFIAGWNLVSMCIEYLLLLKVYQKTPALAMKSCKKDEELKRLNIKAVNENKNKNEEPAEDVQIIGEESVGTAEMSKKSTCFEKMTEPFCAVRDGWVAYYNHSVFWAGMGLAFLYMTVLGFDGVTTGYAYTQGLSGSVLSILMGASAISGIMGTVAFTWFRKKCGLVRTGFISGVIQLSSLVLCVISVFMPGSPLDLTVSPFQDIGTLLLEGAPSPTSSPGGAPQGVLTTNLQNLWNNSSSTTSEPGVSAPLTSVSLLFAGIIAAKIGLWSFDLTVTQLIQENVIESERGIINGVQNSMNNLFDLMHFIMVILGPNPEAFGLLVLISVYFIAVGHMMFFRFAYRHLGMQLFSCSSSDLKTLARDRQHEESPV; translated from the exons GGCGATCGCATGTGGCACTTTGCTGTGTCTCTGTTCTTGGTAGAATTGTATGGAAACAGTTTACTGCTGACTGCTGTTTATGGCCTTGTGGTTTCAGGCTCTGTCCTTCTCCTCGGAGCCATTATTGGAGACTGGGTGGATAAGAACCCACGACTGAAAG TGGCGTGGAAGTCTTTAGTTGTACAAAATGTTTCTGTTATAATTTGCGGAATTATCCTGATGGTGGTTTTCTTGTACGAGACGGAACTGTTATCAATGTATCGAGGATGGCTCTTG ACCCTCTGTTATATCCTGGTTATTACCATAGCGGACATTGCAAATCTGGCCAGCACCGCTACAGCCATCACTATTCAGAGAGACTGGGTGGTTGTTGTTGCCGGCGATGACCGGAGCAAATTAGCAG ACATGAACACCACAGTGAGACGAATCGACCAGCTCACAAACATATTGGCCCCACTGGTGGTCGGGCAGATCGTCACCTTCGGGTCCCCTGTTCTAGGATGTGGTTTTATTGCTGGTTGGAACTTGGTGTCAATGTGTATCGAATATTTGCTACTATTGAAGGTTTATCAGAAGACGCCAGCCTTGGCTATGAAATCTTGCAAGAAAGATGAAGAACTGAAACGCTTGAATATAAAAG ctgtaaatgaaaataaaaataagaatgaaGAACCTGCTGAAGATGTCCAAATCATAGGAGAAGAAAGTGTGGGGACGGCCGAAATGTCTAAAAAGTCAACATGCTTTGAAAAAATGACAGAACCTTTTTGTGCCGTCCGCGATGGGTGGGTGGCATACTACAACCATTCGGTGTTCTGGGCTGGCATGGGACTTGCTTTTCTCTACATGACCGTCCTTGGCTTTGACGGTGTCACCACTGGGTATGCTTACACACAAGGCTTGAGTGGCTCGGTTCTTAGTATCCTTATGGGTGCATCTGCCATTTCTGGAATTATGGGAACGGTGGCGTTTACCTGGTTCAGAAAAAAATGTGGTCTGGTTCGTACTGGATTCATTTCGGGAGTCATTCAGCTCAGCAGCCTCGTTCTATGTGTGATTTCGGTCTTTATGCCTGGAAGTCCATTGGATCTTACAGTTTCTCCATTCCAAGACATTGGTACTCTCCTCCTGGAAGGAGCGccttcacctacatcatctccaggCGGTGCTCCTCAGGGAGTCCTCACAACCAACTTACAGAATCTTTGGAATAACTCCAGCTCAACAACTAGTGAACCAGGTGTCTCGGCTCCATTGACCTCAGTCAGCTTACTTTTTGCTGGAATTATTGCAGCTAAAATTG gTCTTTGGTCCTTCGATCTGACCGTGACTCAGCTCATTCAAGAAAACGTCATAGAGTCTGAACGAGGCATTATAAATGGAGTCCAGAACTCCATGAATAATCTTTTTGATCTTATGCATTTCATCATGGTGATCTTGGGACCCAACCCAGAAGCGTTTGGCTTGCTTGTGCTTATTTCAGTGTATTTTATTGCGGTGGGCCACATGATGTTTTTTCGATTTGCATACAGACATCTTGGAATGCAACTGTTTTCTTGCTCTTCTTCAGATTTGAAAACACTGGCAAGGGATCGGCAGCATGAAGAGTCACCTGTATAA
- the LOC130367537 gene encoding solute carrier family 40 protein member 1-like isoform X3 — protein MVVFLYETELLSMYRGWLLTLCYILVITIADIANLASTATAITIQRDWVVVVAGDDRSKLADMNTTVRRIDQLTNILAPLVVGQIVTFGSPVLGCGFIAGWNLVSMCIEYLLLLKVYQKTPALAMKSCKKDEELKRLNIKAVNENKNKNEEPAEDVQIIGEESVGTAEMSKKSTCFEKMTEPFCAVRDGWVAYYNHSVFWAGMGLAFLYMTVLGFDGVTTGYAYTQGLSGSVLSILMGASAISGIMGTVAFTWFRKKCGLVRTGFISGVIQLSSLVLCVISVFMPGSPLDLTVSPFQDIGTLLLEGAPSPTSSPGGAPQGVLTTNLQNLWNNSSSTTSEPGVSAPLTSVSLLFAGIIAAKIGLWSFDLTVTQLIQENVIESERGIINGVQNSMNNLFDLMHFIMVILGPNPEAFGLLVLISVYFIAVGHMMFFRFAYRHLGMQLFSCSSSDLKTLARDRQHEESPV, from the exons ATGGTGGTTTTCTTGTACGAGACGGAACTGTTATCAATGTATCGAGGATGGCTCTTG ACCCTCTGTTATATCCTGGTTATTACCATAGCGGACATTGCAAATCTGGCCAGCACCGCTACAGCCATCACTATTCAGAGAGACTGGGTGGTTGTTGTTGCCGGCGATGACCGGAGCAAATTAGCAG ACATGAACACCACAGTGAGACGAATCGACCAGCTCACAAACATATTGGCCCCACTGGTGGTCGGGCAGATCGTCACCTTCGGGTCCCCTGTTCTAGGATGTGGTTTTATTGCTGGTTGGAACTTGGTGTCAATGTGTATCGAATATTTGCTACTATTGAAGGTTTATCAGAAGACGCCAGCCTTGGCTATGAAATCTTGCAAGAAAGATGAAGAACTGAAACGCTTGAATATAAAAG ctgtaaatgaaaataaaaataagaatgaaGAACCTGCTGAAGATGTCCAAATCATAGGAGAAGAAAGTGTGGGGACGGCCGAAATGTCTAAAAAGTCAACATGCTTTGAAAAAATGACAGAACCTTTTTGTGCCGTCCGCGATGGGTGGGTGGCATACTACAACCATTCGGTGTTCTGGGCTGGCATGGGACTTGCTTTTCTCTACATGACCGTCCTTGGCTTTGACGGTGTCACCACTGGGTATGCTTACACACAAGGCTTGAGTGGCTCGGTTCTTAGTATCCTTATGGGTGCATCTGCCATTTCTGGAATTATGGGAACGGTGGCGTTTACCTGGTTCAGAAAAAAATGTGGTCTGGTTCGTACTGGATTCATTTCGGGAGTCATTCAGCTCAGCAGCCTCGTTCTATGTGTGATTTCGGTCTTTATGCCTGGAAGTCCATTGGATCTTACAGTTTCTCCATTCCAAGACATTGGTACTCTCCTCCTGGAAGGAGCGccttcacctacatcatctccaggCGGTGCTCCTCAGGGAGTCCTCACAACCAACTTACAGAATCTTTGGAATAACTCCAGCTCAACAACTAGTGAACCAGGTGTCTCGGCTCCATTGACCTCAGTCAGCTTACTTTTTGCTGGAATTATTGCAGCTAAAATTG gTCTTTGGTCCTTCGATCTGACCGTGACTCAGCTCATTCAAGAAAACGTCATAGAGTCTGAACGAGGCATTATAAATGGAGTCCAGAACTCCATGAATAATCTTTTTGATCTTATGCATTTCATCATGGTGATCTTGGGACCCAACCCAGAAGCGTTTGGCTTGCTTGTGCTTATTTCAGTGTATTTTATTGCGGTGGGCCACATGATGTTTTTTCGATTTGCATACAGACATCTTGGAATGCAACTGTTTTCTTGCTCTTCTTCAGATTTGAAAACACTGGCAAGGGATCGGCAGCATGAAGAGTCACCTGTATAA